Proteins encoded within one genomic window of Naumovozyma dairenensis CBS 421 chromosome 6, complete genome:
- the MRPL19 gene encoding mitochondrial 54S ribosomal protein uL11m (similar to Saccharomyces cerevisiae MRPL19 (YNL185C); ancestral locus Anc_2.70), with protein MSSPAKNVLVKLIVGAGQAAPSPPVGPALGSKGIKAMDFCKEFNARSANYKPGVPIPVLITIKPDRSFQFEMKSPPTGYLLLKAIGKEKGHGQPDIRNKDRIIGELSLKHIYEIAKIKQTDERHALLETKGIVTSIIGVAKSMGIKVIP; from the coding sequence ATGTCAAGTCCCGCCAAAAATGTATTAGTTAAATTAATAGTGGGGGCAGGTCAAGCAGCTCCATCACCCCCGGTTGGACCAGCTTTAGGTTCCAAAGGTATCAAAGCCATGGATTTTTGTAAAGAATTTAATGCAAGATCAGCGAATTATAAACCTGGTGTACCGATTCCTGTGTTAATTACTATAAAACCTGATAGatctttccaatttgaAATGAAATCTCCACCTACTGGCTATCTCTTGTTAAAAGCTATTGGGAAGGAGAAGGGTCATGGACAACCTGATATTAGAAATAAGGATAGGATTATTGGTGAATTATCGTTGAAACATATTTATGAAATTGCAAAGATAAAACAGACTGATGAAAGACACGCTTTATTGGAGACTAAGGGGATAGTAACGTCTATAATCGGTGTGGCAAAAAGTATGGGAATTAAAGTTATCCCTTGA